The genomic region ACCCGAGATGATCCGGAGtcagtgtcactgtcactgctACATGTGCTTTACAAACTGCTCAAAATATAAGACACAACACAGTGAGCTGCACGTTCACCCAAGGAAACTAAATGTTCACATGCTTTAAGAAATACTGTTCAACTCCCCAACATCTGTTGTAAGCTGCAAACGTTAGCATGCAACTGTAGCCTGCTATTCAATGTCACTTCCAACATCAGTGATGAATGTAGCAGCGGTAGTATGATAGTTGTTGTACCAGTATAGTGACAGTATCAGCGGAAGTAGTAGCCTATCAGTAGTCACAGAAGTAgttgcagcagtagcagtacAAGAATACAAGCAGGTGACAGTAGTAGAATAGTCGTAGTAGTAATGACACAATATGAACTGACTTGGCCCGTCCCTCACACCGCACAGTGCCGCCATTCTTGTTCACATCCTGGTTACATCCCGCATTGATTGCCGCTCGCATCATCACCAGACACCCCTCCACCAATCACATCACTCCTGTCCTTTAGCAGCTTCTCTGGCTCCCTGTTAAACACCCTGttgactttaaaggaatactccgacgatttgggagttatgccctttctctatcattttcatatttagacaacatgatcgatatctttcttgtgtctgtacgtccagtggctgggtctcagcggttagcattgcggcttagctgCCCTCCGCGCAGggcgtaaacacactatagttccatgtatcaaacttcttctaaaacgactaaaaaggactctcgtttttcgaattaatgtttaaacatgtttattttaaatgtagaacgtgtagaaatgccagcttcagggtttctgtaacgtttatttgttcactcttaccgagtaggctactgaccccctatagacttcaattgtattcgctaagctaagccgcaatgctaaccgctgagacccagccactggacgcacagacacaaaaaagatatcgatcatgttgtctaaatatgaaaatgatagagaaagggcataactcccaaatcgttggagtattcctttaagatccTACTCCTCACCTTTAAGGCCATCCATAACCCCAACTCTTCCACACCCCCACCCACACTCTCAGGTCTTCTTCTTCCATCCACCTCACTGTCCCGCCTGACCACCATGGGGTCTACAGCCTTCAGCCACTCCGCCCCCCGCCTCTGGAGCTCCCTCCACTGGACATCATAGCATCAACTCTCCACTTTCAAATCCAGCCTCCAAACTCTTTAAACTAACCTGTTCAGTTTGACTCCCGTCCGTCCAGCCACACACATCCACtatttaaattgaattttattcactgtaaacttgttttgctgaatatttatttgttgttatgttattattattttattattatttattttatattgctttATTCCTTATCtcgttgacttttttttatcacttccaacatctgctgttattttctctatctctgtctgtaAGGTGACCTTAAGTGTCCTGATAGACGCCTATAAATATaatctattattattagtagtagttgTAACAGTGGCAGCAGCACGATGGTACAATGGTAGCAGTTGTAGCAGTAAAATACCAGAAACATACTAGCATGTTGTAGTAGTGGATTTCTTTTAAATAACTGAATACCACTGCTCATAGAAATAGTAGGCCTAACAGTAGAACAGTTGTAGAAgtagtaaatggtaaatggacctgcacttgtacagcATCGTCCGAACACTCAAAGCGCTTACTACgcgtcacattcacacactggtggccgaggctaccattcatggtgccacctgctactcagcttttaacacactcacacactgatggagcagctaTCAGGAGCAAATTGGGgctcagtgtcttgctcaaggacgaCATGCAGgatggaggagccagggatcgaaccactgatcctCTGATgagtggacaacccgctctacctctgagccacagaaGTGAAATTTAACTAAATTAAAGTGACTAAATACCAGCGGGAGAAAGTAAAAAcaagtgcatttactcaagtgcttCAGTAGCCTACACTTCAGAGGTACTTCACCTTTATGTTACACTTTTTACTTCTGCTCCATTCGAGGCaaatactttttactccactacatttatttgataacttcagttactttgcagattcagattataaatatcaaatatttttaacaaatatgtGATGATGTATTATCACAGATTAATCtttgctgttaagtttttaaatatgtctccttcctcctccccaCCTCAGCCCCATCCTGTAGGGTGCTGTCACAGAGAGGTGTAAATGGTCCCCTGATGATAAACAGGTGATTACGGCCCTGTcattaaacaacaacactgaactGATCTTTGTTGTCCTGGTCAAACAGCTGATTCACTCCTGCTGGGACTGTTCACACCAAGCGAGCAGCAGAGCTCCAGTAAGTAGATTTACGCGGATGGATTTAAGCTGTTGCCTTCTGATTCGTCCACTCTGCAAACTTGTTGCTTCAGCAGCGGGCTGAGAGGACGGCAGGAAACTGATCCACATAATGCTACAGAAGCCCGGCGGTGTAAGCTCAGTAAATGTTAAAGAAAAGTAAACCGAGGGGCCGGGGAAGGTGGGTTTCTAAAGCAGGATCTGGTGACTGTGCGCTGCGTGGCTGTGCGTCTGGAGAGCGGAGCGCACCGCGCACTGAACGCGTCAGATGAGCGACCTCTCGGGAAAACTCTCACAGACTTCACCTGTGACGCTCCTGCTCATCTCGGAGCTGCTGGATACGGCTCATAGATGAAAACCACCCCGGAGAGAGTCGGTCTCTGTCGGACAAGGAGCCCGTCAGTCTGCGGCGCACGGCGGAACACCACCGGCGACCATGTCGGACATCTCCACTGATTTTAACAACGACACGCTGCCGGCGGCTGCGGTCACAGACTTCAACTTCCCGGCGCTCATATTCGGGATTTTACTGATTGTGATCATCACTGGTGGAAACGTGCTCGTGTGCCTCAGCGTGTACCTGGAGAAGGCTTTAAAAACCACCACCAACTACTTCATAGTCAGTTTGGCGTTCGCAGACCTGCTGCTGGCGGTGCTGGTGCTGCCGCTCTTCGTTTACGCAGAGGTAAGCACCTACAGGAGCCGGGTGGGCTACTGAACCTCGGGCCACAGGGGGCCACAGGGGGCCACTGGGGCCATATTAACAGGATGTGTGCTGTAGTATTTAAAATCTGTGCAGTGTCAGTGTGGATGTGCTGTAGCAGGAAGCTTAGACAGTCAGAGTCTCTCTTCACCTCCTTCAGTGGGAACTAAACACTTCAGTTTAACTTAAGTTTGTTGTCAACCAACAGCAGCACCTGAGAGTCCGACCTCACCTGCAGAGTGTCACTGAAAGATGCACAAAACGAACAAGcctacagagacacacaacatcCACTAAGATGCAAAAACAACCTCTAAGTTGTGCTACATGACTATGACGttgcacaaaacaaccacaaaacacacaaaactactacaaaaaCATGTGAAGGGACCTCAGATattcaaaatgacaacaaagacatgcaaaatgaCGTTAAAGATGagtaaaacaactacaaaaatatGCTTAACTACTACAAAGATGCATAAAACGACTACATGGACATGCAAACTGACCACAAAAACGGGCAATAGAATCACAGACatgtaaaatgattttaaaaagcacacaaaataataacaaaaacacacaaaaggaccacaaagacatgcaaaattACCACAGATGCGCAAAATAACTCCAAATCATGCAAAAAATGGCCACAGACATGCAGAATTATCACAAAACATGCACAATGACCACAGACAtgcaaaatgactgaaaagatGTGTAAAACAACGACCAAAACATTGCTTAACAACTACGAAGATGCATAAAATGACGACATAGATAtgcaaaatgattaaaaaaaagtgcaccAAATTACCACATATGCGCGAAATGACtgcaaaacatgcaaaaaacgTCTGCAAAGACATCCAGAATGACcacaaaacatgcaaaatgaTAGACAAGACATcttaaatgactacaaaaatgtgtaaaacaactacaaaaaaatctttaatgGCTACAAAGATGCATAAAATGACTACATGGACATgcaaactgatgaaaaaagcacacaaaatgaccacaaacacatgcaaaacagccacaaacacatgcagaatgACGACAGATGAGCAAACTGACTGCAAAACGTGCAAAAACGGCCACATAGACGTGCAGAATGATCATGAAAACAAgtaaaacgaccacaaagacacatgtAATGGCTACAAGAACATGCAAcatgacaacagaaacatgctaaacgactacaaagagacatgaaacaaccacaaagatgtGCAGAACAACGCAGTCAGCAGCTAAAGTGACCACACACAAGACAGAAAAAGTAAACTGCTGCAGCCACTTTGTGTCTGGCTCTTATCTAGGAGGGGCGGGGGGGCTtttacatgtctgtgcccaggggccatTAGTTTTATAATCCACCCATGACAGTTGCCTGTGTCACAGCTAACACCTGCAGACGTTgtgtttttagtgtgtgtgtttttcaggcgagtgtgtctgtgtgaatacGTGTGTGGCTCAGAGATGCCCTGCTGACGCTTCCCCTCTAAGTCCTCTTTAATTAGCTGCATTTGTGATCTTGTTACCCGTGCTAGTGGCTGCAGCCACTTAATCTAGCGAGTGTCACGCCGGTGGCTCGTCCACATGCACTCGCTGGATTAGAGGAGTCAGTCTGAAAGTTAAAACCTTCCCATGGTCACCTGAAGAGAAGTCAGGAGGGGAGGAAGTGTTTCACTGGAGGAATGTTTGTCTCAACACTGAGCTGCAGTGGTGCAACGGGATTAAACATATTTACTCTCAGATTTGGGGCAGCTAATCACtcgctgtttgtgtgtttctttctctctcgctgtgtgtgtgtgtgtgtgtgtgtgtgtgtagtttcaGGGTGGAGTTTGGTCCTTGAACATGCTGATGTGTGACGGCCTGATGACCATGGATGTGATGCTGTGCACCGCCTCTATATTCAACCTGTGCGCCATCAGCGTGGACAGGTacgtctatgtgtgtgtgtgtgtgtgtctggtcgAGGTTTAGACGGGGACATCAGTCATTCCTCTGCTGTAACGTGACAAGCAGCTTCTGTTTGGTTTTCACTGTGTGAGCCAATGGAGGAGGGGATGAGGGAACCAGAGGAGGGAGCGTGAGGATTCATATTTAtctcaaaatttaaaaacaagactTGAATTTGATCCATAAATGATTCAGATGTTTAAATATTCTCCTGCAGACTCTAAAATCCTGCTTCGCTCTGATGCAGAGAATCGTTCAGAAACCTGAGGTGTGATTCTCCTGCACTGGATTTCAGCTCACCAGAGCTTTGACGCAGGTGTGAGCCGTTGATGAgctgaaattaaaatgaagcAAAATGTGTGAGCAGTGAGAAGATGGAGGTGATTctttcacattattttttaacagcTGCAACgctgctgctttttttcctgaatttgtttttgGTGAAACAAAGACATCGTTACTAAACTGCAGTGCAACTTTGTGATGACAAAAGCTGAGTAAGACATGTAGGGCAGATGTGGACAAGTGAGTCAGTTTACTGCAGCTCAAACAAGACGAGTGGGTGAAGATTTTTGCAAattcaaaatcttttttttccaagtaaTTGAAAAACTGAGAAGGAAAGATTTAGGCCCCGATcgcacagaaagtgttttagcagctggagccTTTTgatgattgtttttaatgagaatgaagctttttgctcgctgtttttgtgttgtgatgCATCTGGCGTTTTTGCTGGAGTGAACTCTGAACCCCTCcagttgaaaaaaaagtcaactcaGCGTAAAAGCGCCCCACGTCACctccacttttttttccaatggGATGAtctgagaggcgggccttctgtggtggtcacgacaagtTTACatttggtaaacaatggaggagaaactggtggtagtggttgctggatacccagagctatacggcccgacgatagacagcaggttgtcaaactgcccctgagtcatcctaaaatctggctgtaaacgtccatgatggaggagaagctcctggaccaactggtggtactccccaNNNNNNNNNNNNNNNNNNNNNNNNNNNNNNNNNNNNNNNNNNNNNNNNNNNNNNNNNNNNNNNNNNNNNNNNNNNNNNNNNNNNNNNNNNNNNNNNNNNNNNNNNNNNNNNNNNNNNNNNNNNNNNNNNNNNNNNNNNNNNNNNNNNNNNNNNNNNNNNNNNNNNNNNNNNNNctgtccccccgccgcaggaaataatggattaatcctggaaagctgttgatgtagcacttttctccttatgaaagtaacacggcgattattcaaccaatgagaatttggtcagacgagagcatagcgaccaaataatcgactagtcgaccaggagactacagccctagttcTAACCCTTCTTCCTGTGTCCTGCAGGTTCATTGCCGTGTCCATCCCTCTGAACTACAACCGTAAACATGTAGACCACCGTCAGCTCATCCTACTATCGGCCACCTGGCTGCTGGCCCTGGCTGTGGCCTCGCCGGTCATCTTTGGCATCAACAACGTGCCTGACCGCGACCCCAGCGAGTGCAAACTGGAGGACAACAACTACGTGGTTTACTCTTCAGTCTGCTCCTTCTTCATCCCCTGCCCCATCATGGTCCTGCTCTACTTCGGGGTTTTCCGCGGCCTGCGGCACTGGGAGGAGGCTCGTAAGGTCAAACTGCGCAGCAGCATCGAGGCCTGCAGGAAGCTGCAGCACGCCGCTGTCGCCACCGCCCTCCCCCCGCTGACGGGCACCATCCCCGGGCCTCTGCCCATGCCTCTGCCCAGGATCATCGAGAGGGACTTGGCCCAGTCTCGGCTAGACGATACGGGCGACTACATACAGCAGGAGATTCCTTATCCTCGGCAGTACAGAGAGAACTCTGTGCCCACGGTGACGttcagtcagcagcagcacaggaagAAGAGGGCCAAGATCAACAGCAGGGAGAGGAAAGCTATGAAGGTGCTACCTGTCGTAGTAGGTGAGTGTTCACGTTCTCCTTCTTGTCCAATAAGAGATCATGGGACTCAtgagccctttttacacagagatccaAAAATATTCCTGAAGCACAGACCCCTCATTACATCAGCTTGactttttttacacagaaccaaacaatgcaGCCATCATGCagccccagtgtgtgattgtaGACAGCATGCTGACGTTCCAGAAGCAAAAGaagcgtgacatgtaacacaacagcgtcatcCTTAGGGGtcgttcagatgtagcgtcttttgcgCGCATAAATCCATTAgtttcaatgtagacgcgcgCCAAGCACGCTCACAATCCAAAGCGATGCTGTAGCGGCGCACATTCGGGGTGTCGCGCCTGTTTTTTCGTGTGCGTCCGCGGCgcacagagatggaaaaatcTCAACTTTTTCGAATGCAGCAagcgcactgcatgtcatgtgataagaattaaccaatcagctccacggacctgcttcttCCTTTCCGTCCAACGGACTTCACAACATCCGGTGGTGTGAAAGGCAGCAAGCAGCGGAGGAGCGACTGATCATTCTTGTCCAGGGATACCCAGAGTTATATGACCTGTCTTCGTCATACTACTTTGACTCCAACAGAAGGAACAATGCCTGGAGAATTATCAGCTTGGAGCTTGGGATAACTGGTGAGCATGATGATACGGTTGTGCCCTGTGAGTGACAGGTGGTTTTGGTTGCTTAGTAACGGCAGGTGCGACAGTAGCGCAACCTCCAAAGCGCCTTGGATAAAAGGATGGAAACAGCACAGCTGGCGTTTTTCACGCGCTTTTAGATGCTACGTCTGAACGGGGCCTTACATATGTGATGTATGACATTTGTGTCGAGCAGTGCTTTCTAGACAATAATAAGGTAgaacatggcaacaacaatcatttaccatcacTGTTATATGTGAAGTGATCTCACCCTTGCTGTCCGCACCTCAATGTCTCctaatttgcagacattttctgccacagttcttcttctttcgagttagctgctaactgcttcaaGTTGCGTTTTAAATGTCCTGGTGGGGGGTCACACGCATAACACGCCACCTTAACATCACACTCATCCTGTTCTGCCTCCTAACACTTTTTACCAGGCCTCCAGGAAGAGTgacaggctttgaagccaatttttatAGTGGCTAAATAATGTAGTTACAACTTCCGGAtctgtcacatgatgtcatTAGGCCCCAAAAGATTTTCTCTCCCACAGACTCAGAGGCATCAGTACATCAGAGGATGAATGATTTGTTTCACTATTGGGATTTCATCCATTCTATTCGATAACATTTTTGGAACTCTAGAAGAGCAGCACgattaaatctttttatttccattcaagttagtggagggctaaactggaagtgGCTGCTGGGCTCGTGAAAATTTGAGTACACTTGCTCAGTGGGCCCAATCATTGGGAAGATCTAGGTATTGATGTACCTGGGGGGGTCAAACTGTTGTGGCTCCATGCACCACTTAGCAACTTAGACAGGAATGAACGAGGCCTCGCCTCCAAAGCTGGAGCCAGTTCTCCTCATACAGCTATGTTTTTCACACTGTTTCGGCACTTTAACTATCTCTGCTGTTGGCTTCAAGGGGAAAAAATCTGTTCCTTCATTTCATGATCACACCTTTTATACAGAGCGGCACGGTGGAATAATGGTGCAACATTTCCAcattgaacaggcagtgtaaaatggGCTACACAGTACATCAGCTATGATAACTCGATCTAAATACGGTTAAGGAACCTTAAAGGTGTTTT from Epinephelus moara isolate mb chromosome 1, YSFRI_EMoa_1.0, whole genome shotgun sequence harbors:
- the drd4b gene encoding dopamine receptor D4b — encoded protein: MSDISTDFNNDTLPAAAVTDFNFPALIFGILLIVIITGGNVLVCLSVYLEKALKTTTNYFIVSLAFADLLLAVLVLPLFVYAEFQGGVWSLNMLMCDGLMTMDVMLCTASIFNLCAISVDRFIAVSIPLNYNRKHVDHRQLILLSATWLLALAVASPVIFGINNVPDRDPSECKLEDNNYVVYSSVCSFFIPCPIMVLLYFGVFRGLRHWEEARKVKLRSSIEACRKLQHAAVATALPPLTGTIPGPLPMPLPRIIERDLAQSRLDDTGDYIQQEIPYPRQYRENSVPTVTFSQQQHRKKRAKINSRERKAMKVLPVVVGCFLFCWTPFFVVHTTRAVCLTCNIPPSLMSTVTWLGYVNSALNPIIYTIFNTEFKKFFKKCFRSCC